A single genomic interval of Shewanella halotolerans harbors:
- a CDS encoding flavocytochrome c — MSNVDLLGRRNFIKGMGAAAGVAMAAPAMAVSEKADGVKWDKEVEVLIIGSGFAGLAAAIEATRKGAKDVHIFEKMAYFGGNSAINGGLFAAPGTPMQKKEGVEDSVDRMVADQLKSGRGIADEALLRHVASHAVEALQMTIDAGAEFHPYLQQLGGHSVARTYQTTVSCGAGITQPLYKECKKLGVHTHNRSKFEGFLVGDKGEVLGVKMRENYHFGEDQPGKVLKIRAKRGVIMATGGFAQNVDLRMAQDPTLTSEVGCTNAPGATGEGMYEMFRLGAIPVHLAHIQSGPWASPDEGGFGYVSNYSIYNFPHSMAINRLTGKRFMNEIADRKTRADAELACRDEQGNPLPPILITSYKDSKKHPNTKKVIKYNVGWKFDTIEELAKHFEVPLKPLKAQIEEYNGYVKSGEDKQFGKNMTKAKDKYIEAPFTVVRLWPKVHYCQGGVQVNTKAEVKDSFTGQPIKGLYAAGEVCGGIHGVSRLGSCSIPECMVMGMTAARSVMKA, encoded by the coding sequence ATGAGCAATGTAGATCTGCTAGGACGCCGTAATTTCATCAAGGGTATGGGAGCCGCTGCGGGTGTCGCAATGGCCGCGCCTGCGATGGCAGTTTCCGAGAAAGCTGACGGTGTGAAATGGGACAAAGAAGTTGAAGTATTGATTATCGGCTCAGGTTTCGCCGGCTTGGCGGCCGCGATTGAAGCCACGCGCAAGGGTGCGAAAGATGTCCATATCTTCGAGAAAATGGCCTACTTCGGTGGTAACTCTGCCATTAATGGTGGCCTGTTTGCGGCGCCGGGTACGCCGATGCAGAAGAAGGAGGGGGTAGAAGACTCGGTCGATCGTATGGTGGCGGACCAACTCAAGTCCGGCCGCGGCATCGCCGATGAAGCCCTGCTGCGCCATGTAGCTTCGCACGCCGTCGAGGCATTGCAGATGACGATAGATGCGGGCGCCGAGTTCCATCCTTACCTGCAACAGCTTGGTGGTCACTCTGTGGCTCGTACTTACCAGACGACCGTTAGCTGTGGCGCCGGTATTACTCAGCCCCTCTATAAAGAGTGTAAGAAGCTGGGGGTTCACACCCATAACCGTTCTAAGTTTGAAGGTTTCCTGGTGGGCGACAAGGGCGAAGTGCTCGGCGTGAAAATGCGTGAGAACTACCACTTCGGCGAAGACCAGCCAGGCAAAGTGCTGAAGATCCGTGCCAAGCGTGGGGTGATCATGGCAACCGGCGGATTCGCGCAAAACGTGGATCTGCGTATGGCGCAGGACCCGACACTGACCTCTGAGGTGGGCTGTACCAATGCCCCAGGCGCAACCGGTGAAGGCATGTATGAGATGTTCCGCCTGGGCGCGATTCCAGTGCATCTGGCACACATTCAGTCTGGACCTTGGGCATCGCCTGATGAGGGGGGCTTTGGCTATGTGTCTAACTACTCTATCTACAACTTCCCACACTCTATGGCGATCAACCGCCTGACGGGTAAGCGTTTCATGAATGAGATTGCCGACCGCAAGACCCGCGCCGATGCCGAGTTGGCTTGCCGTGACGAGCAGGGCAATCCGCTGCCGCCAATCTTGATCACCAGCTACAAGGATTCTAAGAAGCATCCGAACACCAAGAAGGTGATCAAATACAACGTGGGTTGGAAGTTCGACACCATCGAAGAACTGGCGAAACACTTCGAGGTACCTCTCAAGCCGCTGAAAGCGCAGATTGAAGAGTACAACGGCTATGTGAAGAGCGGTGAAGATAAGCAGTTCGGCAAGAACATGACCAAGGCGAAAGATAAGTATATCGAGGCGCCATTTACCGTGGTTCGCCTATGGCCAAAAGTGCACTACTGCCAGGGTGGCGTTCAGGTGAATACCAAGGCCGAGGTGAAAGACAGCTTTACAGGTCAGCCAATTAAAGGCCTGTATGCGGCCGGTGAAGTCTGTGGTGGTATCCACGGCGTCAGCCGCCTGGGTAGCTGCTCAATTCCTGAGTGTATGGTGATGGGCATGACGGCTGCGCGCAGCGTCATGAAAGCTTAA
- a CDS encoding sigma-54-dependent Fis family transcriptional regulator, translating into MTIAPQTQAWLSDSWSRSQGAGLSEAKLPQELRLNADALAERHHANKQLINLTKQHALPLFNQMMAHSQSRLILSDRDGYVLCHWGVSRYSDKLANVALDVGVNWREEHKGTNAIGTALTARQTVAVIGEQHFIRHHRFMSCTASPIFSPEGELLGAIDITSEQQRHTQQTLVLIASLVQQIETALLCHLPGSHYRIDLAEQPSLITSGWQGIVVANVDGKILGCNAMAKRLLHRPRIGDDIDRHLGASWNSGEQVCQDQRLHLKTQQLVETRPSQLVSQQIGVRFRDPKLERAWQQANKVVGRNIPLLICGETGVGKEQFVKKLHGQSARAQAALVAVNCAALPADLVESELFGYQAGAFTGASRQGFEGKIRQADGGFLFLDEIGEMPLATQSRLLRVLQEREVVPVGGNRSYKVDIQVVAATHADLRQLVNEGAFREDLYYRLNGLQVSLPPLRQRADIERIIHKLHRRYRQAPQQLCPQLLRRLLAHDWPGNLRELDNLMQVACLMADGDPELNWQHLPDTLQAQLQLPEQAGEQMAACESELSLMVNANIVSSFHRFEGNVSRCAKHLGISRNTLYRKLKALGLKP; encoded by the coding sequence ATGACGATAGCTCCACAGACACAGGCTTGGTTGTCTGACTCATGGTCTCGTAGTCAGGGCGCTGGGTTAAGCGAAGCCAAGTTACCGCAAGAATTACGACTCAACGCCGACGCGCTCGCCGAGCGGCATCACGCCAACAAGCAACTCATCAATCTCACCAAACAGCATGCATTGCCCCTGTTTAATCAGATGATGGCCCACAGCCAGAGCCGACTGATCCTCTCAGATCGCGACGGCTATGTGCTCTGCCATTGGGGCGTCAGCCGCTACTCGGATAAGCTGGCCAACGTCGCCCTGGATGTGGGGGTCAATTGGCGTGAGGAGCACAAGGGCACCAACGCCATAGGCACGGCCCTGACCGCAAGGCAGACGGTGGCGGTGATCGGCGAGCAGCACTTCATCCGTCACCACAGATTTATGAGCTGCACCGCCAGCCCCATCTTCTCCCCCGAAGGCGAGCTACTCGGCGCCATCGACATCACCAGCGAGCAGCAGCGTCATACCCAGCAGACCCTGGTGCTCATCGCCAGCCTGGTGCAACAGATAGAGACGGCGCTGCTGTGTCATCTGCCCGGCAGTCACTACCGCATCGATCTCGCCGAGCAGCCGTCGCTGATCACCTCAGGCTGGCAGGGGATAGTGGTGGCCAATGTCGACGGCAAGATCTTAGGCTGCAACGCCATGGCCAAGCGTCTGCTACACAGGCCGCGCATCGGCGACGATATCGACCGTCACCTGGGTGCGAGCTGGAACAGCGGTGAGCAGGTGTGTCAGGACCAACGCCTGCACCTCAAGACCCAGCAGCTGGTCGAAACCCGGCCAAGCCAGCTGGTGAGCCAGCAGATAGGCGTGCGTTTTCGCGACCCTAAGCTAGAGCGCGCCTGGCAGCAGGCCAATAAAGTGGTGGGACGCAACATTCCGCTGCTCATCTGCGGCGAGACAGGGGTGGGCAAGGAGCAGTTTGTGAAGAAGCTCCATGGACAGAGTGCCCGCGCCCAGGCGGCCCTGGTGGCGGTTAACTGCGCCGCACTACCCGCAGATTTGGTGGAGTCAGAACTCTTCGGCTATCAGGCCGGGGCCTTCACCGGCGCCTCTCGTCAGGGGTTCGAGGGCAAGATACGTCAGGCCGATGGCGGCTTTCTGTTTCTCGACGAGATAGGCGAGATGCCGCTGGCGACCCAGAGCCGCTTGCTTCGGGTGCTTCAGGAGCGCGAGGTGGTGCCAGTGGGCGGCAATCGCAGCTACAAGGTGGATATTCAGGTGGTGGCCGCGACCCACGCGGATCTGCGCCAGCTGGTGAATGAGGGAGCATTTAGGGAGGATCTCTACTATCGCCTCAACGGCCTGCAGGTGTCGCTGCCGCCCCTGCGTCAGCGCGCCGATATAGAACGCATCATTCACAAGCTGCATAGGCGCTATCGCCAGGCGCCGCAGCAGCTCTGCCCTCAGCTACTGAGGCGACTGTTGGCCCACGACTGGCCGGGCAACCTGAGGGAGCTGGATAACCTGATGCAGGTGGCCTGTCTGATGGCCGATGGCGATCCCGAACTCAATTGGCAGCATCTGCCCGACACCCTGCAGGCCCAGCTGCAGCTGCCTGAGCAGGCGGGCGAGCAGATGGCGGCCTGCGAGAGTGAGCTTAGTCTCATGGTCAACGCCAATATCGTCTCAAGCTTCCACAGGTTTGAGGGCAATGTCAGCCGCTGTGCCAAACACTTGGGGATCAGCCGCAATACCTTGTATCGAAAACTCAAGGCATTGGGGCTCAAACCCTGA
- the exaC gene encoding acetaldehyde dehydrogenase ExaC, with protein sequence MIYSKPGTTDAIVNFNSRYDNFIGGQWVAPVGGEYFDNRSPVDGQVFCQVARSDERDIELALDAAHAAKDAWGKTSVTERANLLLKIADRVEHNLEFLAVAETWENGKAVRETLNADLPLFVDHFRYFAGCIRAQEGSAADIDNNTVSYHFPEPLGVVGQIIPWNFPLLMAAWKIAPALAAGNCIVLKPAEQTPVSILVMVELIQDLLPAGVLNIVNGFGTEAGQALAVSKRIAKLAFTGSTQIGHHILKCAAESLIPSTVELGGKSPNIYFADVMEQEDEYLDKAVEGMLLAFFNQGEVCTCPSRVLIAESIYDKFIDKVIARAKTIKQGNPLDTDTQVGAQASQEQFDKILSYLEIGRNEGAEVLIGGTSCQLSGDQSSGFYIEPTILKGHNKMRVFQEEIFGPVISVTTFKDEAEALAIANDTEYGLGAGVWTRDMNRAQRMGRGIQAGRVWINCYHAYPAHAAFGGYKKSGIGRETHKMMLSHYQNTKNLLVSYDVNPLGFF encoded by the coding sequence ATGATCTACAGCAAGCCAGGCACGACAGATGCCATAGTTAACTTCAACAGCCGTTACGACAACTTCATTGGGGGACAGTGGGTCGCGCCTGTGGGCGGGGAATATTTCGATAACCGCTCACCCGTCGACGGCCAGGTGTTTTGTCAGGTGGCCCGCTCGGACGAGCGCGATATCGAGCTGGCACTGGACGCCGCCCACGCCGCCAAGGATGCCTGGGGCAAGACCTCGGTGACCGAACGCGCTAACTTACTGCTGAAGATCGCCGATCGCGTCGAGCATAATCTGGAGTTCCTCGCGGTGGCCGAAACCTGGGAGAACGGTAAAGCAGTACGCGAAACCCTGAATGCGGATCTGCCGCTGTTTGTGGATCATTTCCGCTACTTCGCCGGTTGTATCCGCGCCCAGGAAGGCAGCGCCGCCGATATCGACAACAACACCGTCAGCTACCACTTCCCCGAGCCGCTGGGCGTCGTCGGCCAGATCATCCCCTGGAACTTCCCGCTGCTGATGGCCGCCTGGAAGATCGCCCCGGCGCTGGCCGCCGGTAACTGCATAGTGCTCAAGCCCGCCGAGCAGACACCCGTCTCCATCCTGGTGATGGTCGAACTCATTCAGGATCTGCTGCCAGCCGGCGTGCTCAATATCGTCAACGGTTTCGGCACCGAGGCGGGTCAGGCACTGGCGGTCAGCAAGCGCATCGCCAAGCTGGCCTTCACCGGCTCGACTCAGATTGGCCACCATATCCTCAAGTGCGCCGCCGAGTCGCTGATCCCCTCCACCGTCGAACTGGGCGGCAAGTCGCCCAACATCTACTTTGCCGACGTGATGGAACAGGAAGACGAGTATCTGGATAAGGCGGTTGAAGGCATGCTGCTGGCCTTCTTCAACCAGGGAGAGGTCTGTACCTGCCCGTCACGGGTGCTGATCGCCGAGTCCATCTACGACAAGTTCATCGACAAGGTGATCGCCCGCGCCAAGACGATCAAGCAGGGCAACCCGCTGGATACCGACACCCAGGTAGGTGCCCAGGCCTCCCAGGAGCAGTTCGATAAGATCCTAAGTTACCTGGAGATCGGTCGTAACGAGGGCGCCGAGGTGCTAATTGGTGGCACCAGCTGCCAGCTGTCTGGCGATCAGAGCAGCGGCTTCTATATCGAACCCACCATACTCAAGGGCCACAACAAGATGCGCGTCTTCCAGGAGGAGATCTTCGGCCCGGTTATTTCAGTCACCACCTTCAAGGATGAGGCCGAGGCGCTGGCCATCGCCAACGACACCGAATATGGCCTGGGTGCCGGCGTCTGGACCCGCGACATGAACCGCGCCCAGCGCATGGGCCGCGGCATTCAGGCCGGACGCGTGTGGATCAACTGCTACCACGCCTACCCTGCCCACGCCGCCTTCGGTGGCTACAAGAAGTCAGGCATAGGTCGCGAGACCCACAAGATGATGCTCAGCCATTACCAGAACACCAAAAACTTGCTCGTCAGCTACGACGTCAACCCGCTGGGTTTCTTCTAA
- the acuI gene encoding acrylyl-CoA reductase (NADPH) produces MFKALVLTQLDKQTQADVKLLPESDLPEGEVLVDVSYSSLNYKDGLAITGLGKIIREFPMVPGIDFAGVVSESADSRFQPGDEVILTGWGVGENHWGGMAEKARVKADWLVPMPKGCDGAKAMMIGTAGLTAMLCVQALQQAGVSPEQGDVLVTGASGGVGSVAVTLLAQLGYRVVASSGRVEVNGDWLKALGASEVIDRSELEQDSRPLEKQRWAGVVDTVGNKVLATALAQMQYGGSAAICGLAGGFALPTTVMPFILRGVNLLGIDSVACPIDKRIKAWQQVLELLPESYYQQACQTISLEQLGEYANKIVKGKVTGRVLVKV; encoded by the coding sequence ATGTTCAAGGCACTCGTATTGACCCAGCTAGATAAACAGACCCAAGCCGATGTGAAACTGCTGCCTGAGAGCGATCTGCCCGAGGGTGAGGTGCTGGTGGACGTGAGTTACTCATCGCTCAACTATAAGGATGGCCTGGCGATCACCGGCCTTGGTAAGATCATTCGCGAGTTCCCCATGGTGCCGGGCATAGACTTCGCCGGTGTGGTGAGCGAGTCGGCCGACTCTCGTTTTCAGCCCGGTGATGAGGTGATCCTGACCGGCTGGGGCGTGGGTGAGAACCATTGGGGCGGCATGGCCGAGAAGGCGCGGGTGAAGGCCGACTGGCTGGTGCCCATGCCTAAGGGCTGTGACGGCGCCAAGGCGATGATGATAGGCACGGCCGGCCTGACCGCCATGCTATGTGTGCAGGCGCTGCAGCAGGCGGGTGTCAGCCCAGAGCAGGGTGACGTCTTAGTGACAGGTGCCAGTGGCGGCGTAGGCTCGGTGGCGGTGACCTTGCTGGCTCAGCTTGGCTATCGCGTGGTGGCCAGCTCGGGCCGGGTCGAGGTTAACGGCGACTGGTTAAAAGCATTGGGCGCCAGCGAGGTGATCGATCGCAGTGAGCTCGAACAAGACAGCCGTCCGCTGGAGAAACAGCGCTGGGCGGGTGTGGTCGATACCGTAGGCAACAAGGTGCTGGCCACGGCACTGGCGCAGATGCAATATGGCGGTAGCGCCGCCATCTGTGGTCTGGCGGGCGGTTTTGCCCTGCCAACGACTGTGATGCCTTTCATTTTGCGTGGGGTTAATCTGTTGGGTATCGACTCTGTGGCCTGCCCCATCGATAAGCGCATCAAGGCCTGGCAGCAGGTGCTTGAACTCCTACCCGAAAGCTATTATCAGCAGGCCTGCCAGACCATCAGCCTGGAGCAGCTGGGCGAGTACGCCAACAAGATAGTCAAAGGTAAGGTCACCGGACGGGTATTGGTTAAGGTGTAG
- a CDS encoding LysR family transcriptional regulator — translation MELEDIYRQDLSLLIALQVLVEECSVTRAAKRLHLSQSATSRILARLRQMLDDPLFSRVGQQLVPTQYALDCYRQLQGPTSELLTLLTPNAFVPSQCRQTFTLAATDFAIQGLLPFILPEIYQQAPNIRLNILPVQHQTLASQLSLQGVDMAICRALGQVSPLASTPLGRVGVSCLVSSYHPVADRPLTLTDYLHYPHATIAISDGVKAIVDAAIAQHPPRHECLRTAHLDSALALLSIHPLIITLPEGLAEMAAARHRLRVKPLPFEIAALNYSLFWHSRCELDKAQAWLRGKITELIRPLLGQQGKP, via the coding sequence ATGGAACTCGAAGATATCTATCGACAGGACTTAAGCCTATTAATCGCCCTGCAAGTCTTGGTCGAGGAGTGCAGCGTCACCCGCGCCGCTAAACGGTTACACCTGAGCCAATCAGCCACCAGCCGCATCTTGGCACGGCTAAGGCAAATGCTGGATGACCCGCTGTTTTCTCGGGTGGGTCAGCAACTGGTCCCCACTCAGTACGCCCTTGACTGCTACCGGCAGCTTCAGGGGCCGACCAGCGAACTGCTCACACTCTTGACGCCCAATGCTTTCGTGCCCAGCCAATGCCGGCAAACTTTTACCCTGGCGGCCACCGACTTTGCCATTCAGGGGCTCTTGCCCTTCATCCTGCCGGAGATCTATCAACAGGCGCCAAACATCAGGCTGAATATCCTACCGGTACAGCACCAGACGCTCGCCTCGCAGCTCAGCCTGCAAGGGGTCGATATGGCAATCTGCCGCGCCTTGGGTCAGGTGTCGCCACTTGCCAGCACGCCACTAGGTCGTGTTGGTGTTAGCTGCCTGGTCTCCAGCTATCACCCTGTGGCGGATCGCCCATTAACGCTCACGGATTACCTGCACTATCCCCACGCCACCATCGCCATCAGCGACGGCGTGAAGGCGATAGTCGATGCAGCCATCGCTCAGCATCCACCCCGGCACGAGTGCTTACGTACCGCGCATCTAGACAGCGCCCTGGCCCTACTGTCGATTCATCCCCTCATTATCACCCTGCCCGAGGGACTGGCCGAGATGGCCGCCGCCCGCCACCGACTCAGGGTCAAGCCCCTGCCCTTTGAGATCGCCGCGCTCAACTACAGTCTGTTTTGGCATTCGCGCTGCGAGCTGGATAAGGCCCAGGCTTGGTTGCGGGGCAAGATCACCGAACTCATTCGGCCGCTACTTGGCCAGCAAGGGAAGCCCTAG